The following are encoded in a window of Chiloscyllium plagiosum isolate BGI_BamShark_2017 chromosome 11, ASM401019v2, whole genome shotgun sequence genomic DNA:
- the nexn gene encoding nexilin isoform X6: MTDVAQKAKILLSTSKPVHKSYVPKLARGDVKTKFEAMQKAREERSKWRSGEERKRRNEQYKKEKEWTKIKQELRELLASDDEEENKSNELKKAYVPKMTGTVKGKFEEMEKVRQEEEKKRMEEERQRRIHQDILEKRKLQRELARKAAEEKEEEETEGPAVCKSEAIPGKLKLSFEEIERRRQDEEKRKVEEEARRRIEEEKAAFAEARKYLAEDEEDLPSLSMAQKDPARPGKLKLSFEELERQRQEEEQRRAEEDARKRLEEERKQFAEARRNMSPDQDSIQKDYASSHNEDYGPDEVSDEEPTDAKRTSLDINDVLCPGKLEINFEELLKQKMEDEKRRTEEERRQKLEQEKQEFEQQRQEMGEDEINESTEVVSTEYEELMRLKRTGSIQAKNLKSKFEKIGKLSEEEIQKKIEDERAKRRAEDLEIKERESERFKEMQPSLASICCSFLIGS, encoded by the exons ATTCTTCTATCTACATCTAAACCCGTTCATAAATCATACGTGCCAAAGCTGGCAAGGGGTGATGTTAAGACTAAGTTCGAAGCCATGCAAAAAGCGCGTGAGGAAAGGAGCAAGTGGAGATCCGgagaagaaaggaaaaggagaaatgaACAGTATAAGAAGGAGAAGGAATGGACAAAGATAAAACAGGAG CTAAGGGAACTACTTGCTTCAGACGATGAAGAAGAGAACAAATCGAATGAACTGAAGAAGGCATATGTCCCCAAAATGACAG GGACCGTCAAGGGCAAGTTCGAGGAAATGGAAAAGGTAAGGCaagaggaagagaagaaaagaatGGAGGAAGAGCGACAGAGGAGGATTCATCAGGATATCTTGGAGAAGAGGAAGCTACAACGTGAACTTGCAAGAAAGGCTGCAGAG gaaaaggaggaggaggagacagaGGGCCCAGCTGTCTGCAAGAGTGAAGCCATCCCTGGGAAATTAAAACTCAGCTTTGAAGAAATAGAGAGGCGAAGACAGGACGAGGAAAAGAGGAAAGTCGAGGAGGAAGCAAGACGGCGCATTGAGGAGGAAAAGGCAGCCTTTGCTGAAGCACGCAAG TATTTAGCTGAAGATGAGGAAGATCTACCCAGTCTCAGCATGGCTCAGAAAGACCCAGCACGGCCTGGGAAACTGAAGCTCAGCTTCGAAGAGCTGGAGAGGCAGCGGCAGGAGGAGGAACAGCGCAGAGCCGAGGAAGATGCTCGCAagcgcctggaggaagagaggAAACAATTTGCTGAAGCTCGCAGAAACATG AGTCCTGACCAGGATAGCATTCAGAAGGATTATGCAAGTTCACACAACGAGGATTATGGACCTGATGAA GTGTCTGATGAAGAACCAACTGATGCCAAGAGAACATCTTTGGATATCAATGATGTGCTCTGTCCAGGCAAATTGGAAATCAATTTCGAAGAGCTTTTGAAACAAAAGATGGAGGATGAGAAAAGGCGGACGGAAGAGGAGCGAAGGCAGAAACTggaacaggagaaacaggaattTGAACAACAACGACAAGAAATGGGAGAG GATGAAATCAATGAGAGCACTGAAGTTGTGAGTACAGAGTATGAAGAGCTGATGAGGCTAAAAAGAACAGGTTCCATTCAAGCCAAAAACTTGAAGTCGAAGTTTGAAAAGATTGGCAAGCTTTCCGAGGAGGAAATACAGAAGAAGATCGAAGATGAAAGGGCCAAAAGGAGAGCGGAGGACCTAGAGATAAAGGAAAGAGAGTCTGAACGATTCAAAGAG ATGCAGCCATCActagccagcatttgttgttcattcctcATTGGCTCTTGA